The window TCCTTTTCTTCCGTCTGTGGTCTGGAAAAGAACAATTCTCGGCACGGTGGAATTGGTAAACGGAGATTTCCCCGCATTGGTTTCCAACACGTTGATTGAGGCAAAATCATCTCCGGAATCCAACAGATCAAAATCTGATGGGGAAAGTTGTATGCCAACAGATTCCTGGGAATTGATCACTTTAGTATGGATAGGATTGGGAATTGCCATGAAGCCGGTATTCTGAACCTCATCCGGCGAAACAAACTGATTATACAGGAATGATGAATTGAGTCCGAAGAAGGCAAAATCTATTTTGGAACCATTAGCCTGATTCACCTCTCCCTGCTTAATTACGGTTCCTAACTTCGAAGAAAAGAAACATCCTACTGAAGCGTGCGCACTGTTGATTCCGAGTTTGATATCTGAAAAGGATAATAAATTAGTATCTGCTAAAACCGTTACCTGCTTTTGTAAGGTTTTTGTTTCTTTATCATTGGTTGATTTTAAAATGATTGTGTAAGTTCCTGCAGAAGGGAGATTGATATCCGGATCTGCAGCGGCTGAACCGGCCGGAACTGCTCCTGCAATTGTCCATTCATAGGATGTGGCATTTGTGGAGAGGTTGTGAAGATGAAGCAGTACCGGGGCCTGATAATCATTATCTATTGCATCTACCGTCCAATTGAAGTCAATGGTCATTGCAGGCTTTATGTTGACAGTCTTCTGAATAGAATACGTCTCCAATCCATTGGAAATGGTAAGCTTAATGACATGGTCTCCGGGTGTTGTAAATACTACCTGTGGATTTTCTTCATGGGACGTCGCTGGATTTCCGCCATCAAATTCCCAGAGATATTGAGTTGCTCCCAGTGATTTATTGATCATTTTCAAGGTCACCGGAGAGATATCACTTCCCTGCATCTGCCAGTCAAAATCTATACTCACCGCTGCATCGGCTTTTACTTCTATTTCTTTTGTATCTACATTTCCGTCTTTATTGGAAGCTTTCAATTTTATTGTATACACTCCCGCAGCAGCATAAGTAACAGGCTGAGGATTTTTCTCTGTAGAGCCTGTGACTGATGCTCCCTCAAATGACCATTCATAGGTTTCTGCCCCTGTAGATTTATTGGTAATTTCTACTTTTACAGGAACTGAAAAATCATTGTTGATCACTTTTATACTAAAATCAGCCTTTACAGGGATACTTTCCTCTACTGCGCATGCATTGAAGAAAGATGCTATTACAGTAATAAGGAAAACAGACCAGCTTAGGTTTTTGTTGAATTTCATTGTGTTTTACTTGTGTTTATGATGGTTATTATTGTACGAGCATTCTT of the Chryseobacterium aureum genome contains:
- a CDS encoding PKD domain-containing protein, which codes for MKFNKNLSWSVFLITVIASFFNACAVEESIPVKADFSIKVINNDFSVPVKVEITNKSTGAETYEWSFEGASVTGSTEKNPQPVTYAAAGVYTIKLKASNKDGNVDTKEIEVKADAAVSIDFDWQMQGSDISPVTLKMINKSLGATQYLWEFDGGNPATSHEENPQVVFTTPGDHVIKLTISNGLETYSIQKTVNIKPAMTIDFNWTVDAIDNDYQAPVLLHLHNLSTNATSYEWTIAGAVPAGSAAADPDINLPSAGTYTIILKSTNDKETKTLQKQVTVLADTNLLSFSDIKLGINSAHASVGCFFSSKLGTVIKQGEVNQANGSKIDFAFFGLNSSFLYNQFVSPDEVQNTGFMAIPNPIHTKVINSQESVGIQLSPSDFDLLDSGDDFASINVLETNAGKSPFTNSTVPRIVLFQTTDGRKGAVKIKNFVTNGPASYIIVDIKVQKQP